A single genomic interval of Halorubrum aethiopicum harbors:
- a CDS encoding V-type ATP synthase subunit C → MSAAGSSNPEFVVARVRARRGQLYGDEEYRKLVRMSPAEIARFMEESSYEAEINALGSRHGGVDLIEYALNANLAKQFEGILDWSEGALYDLIARYLRKFDAWNVKTVIRGVYSGATQEEIEVDLIRAGEFDDRRIRRLLEADSIDAVVEVLEDTIYGDPLREAYAEYEESDVLVPLENAVDRAFYERLLGNLPGGEPTRQYEAFLKAEVDFRNATNALRLARSGAEIDPAEYFIEGGELFTRDTLARLARNVDELVEYIAESGYADDLGPALRELEEADSLIAFEHATDTALLAYGDRLGTVHPVSVTPVISYILAKEREVENIRAIARGKEAGLPADDIESELVIT, encoded by the coding sequence ATGAGCGCCGCCGGCAGCTCGAACCCGGAGTTCGTCGTCGCGCGGGTTCGCGCCCGCCGCGGCCAGCTCTACGGGGACGAGGAGTACCGCAAGCTGGTCCGGATGTCGCCCGCCGAGATCGCCCGATTCATGGAGGAGTCGAGCTACGAGGCCGAGATCAACGCCTTAGGGAGCCGCCACGGCGGCGTCGACCTCATCGAGTACGCGCTGAACGCGAACCTCGCCAAGCAGTTCGAGGGCATCCTCGACTGGAGCGAGGGGGCGCTGTACGACCTCATCGCTCGCTACCTCCGGAAGTTCGACGCGTGGAACGTGAAGACCGTGATCCGCGGCGTCTACTCCGGCGCGACCCAAGAGGAGATCGAGGTCGACCTCATCCGTGCCGGCGAGTTCGACGACCGCCGGATCCGGCGGCTGCTCGAGGCCGACTCGATCGACGCCGTCGTCGAGGTCCTCGAGGACACGATCTACGGCGACCCCCTGCGGGAGGCGTACGCGGAGTACGAGGAGTCGGACGTCCTCGTCCCCCTCGAGAACGCGGTCGACCGCGCCTTCTACGAGCGCCTCCTCGGGAACCTGCCCGGCGGCGAGCCGACCCGGCAGTACGAGGCGTTCCTCAAGGCGGAGGTCGACTTCCGGAACGCGACGAACGCGCTCCGGCTCGCCCGGTCCGGCGCGGAGATCGACCCCGCCGAGTACTTCATCGAGGGCGGCGAGCTGTTCACCCGCGACACGCTCGCCCGGCTCGCGCGAAACGTCGACGAGCTCGTCGAGTACATCGCGGAGAGCGGGTACGCCGACGATCTCGGCCCGGCGCTGCGCGAACTCGAGGAGGCGGACAGCCTCATCGCGTTCGAGCACGCGACGGACACCGCGCTGTTGGCGTACGGCGACCGGCTCGGCACGGTCCACCCGGTGTCGGTGACGCCGGTGATCTCCTACATCCTCGCGAAGGAGCGAGAGGTGGAGAACATCCGCGCCATCGCCCGCGGGAAGGAGGCCGGCCTGCCGGCCGACGACATCGAATCGGAGCTGGTGATAACATGA
- a CDS encoding ATP synthase subunit K, with product MLEATNALGNAVLSTGGTLTDPSAAAALAVGLAALGAGYAERGIGSAAVGAMAEDDDLFVNGLILTVLPETIVILALVVVFIV from the coding sequence ATGCTTGAAGCTACCAACGCACTCGGGAACGCCGTACTGTCCACCGGAGGAACGCTCACTGACCCCAGCGCCGCGGCCGCGCTCGCCGTCGGGCTCGCCGCCCTCGGCGCGGGATACGCGGAGCGGGGCATCGGTTCGGCTGCCGTCGGCGCGATGGCCGAGGACGACGACCTCTTCGTCAACGGGCTCATCCTGACGGTCCTTCCCGAGACGATCGTCATTCTCGCGCTCGTCGTCGTCTTCATCGTCTAA
- a CDS encoding V-type ATP synthase subunit B: MKEYQTITEISGPLVYAEVDEAIGYDEIVEIETAQGETLRGQVLESSEGVVAIQVFEGTSGIDQNASVRFLGETMKMPVTEDLLGRVLDGSGRPIDDGPEIVPEERQDIVGAAINPYSREYPEEFIETGVSAIDGMNTLVRGQKLPIFSSSGQPHSELAMQIARQASVPEEEEGGDDEEGSEFAVIFGAMGITQEEANEFMEDFERTGALERSVVFMNLADDPAVERTVTPRMVLTTAEYLAFEKDYHVLVILTDMTNYCEALREIGAAREEVPGRRGYPGYMYTDLAQLYERAGRIEGREGSVTQIPILTMPGDDDTHPIPDLTGYITEGQIYVDPDLNSQGLEPPVNVLPSLSRLMDDGIGEGLTRADHGGVSDQMYAAYAEGEDLRDLVNIVGREALSERDNKYLDFADAFETEFVDQGFDTNRELEETLEIGWDLLSMLPKEELNRVDEEYIEEYYREEDSEREVVEAAD, encoded by the coding sequence ATGAAAGAGTATCAAACCATCACCGAGATCAGCGGCCCCCTCGTGTACGCCGAGGTCGACGAGGCGATCGGCTACGACGAGATCGTCGAGATCGAGACGGCACAGGGGGAGACGCTGCGCGGCCAGGTGCTCGAATCCTCGGAGGGCGTCGTCGCCATCCAGGTGTTCGAGGGCACCTCCGGCATCGACCAGAACGCGTCCGTCCGATTCCTGGGCGAGACGATGAAGATGCCCGTCACCGAGGACCTCCTCGGACGGGTCCTCGACGGCTCCGGCCGCCCGATCGACGACGGCCCGGAGATCGTCCCCGAGGAGCGACAGGACATCGTCGGCGCGGCGATCAACCCGTACTCCCGGGAGTACCCCGAGGAGTTCATCGAGACGGGCGTCTCCGCGATCGACGGCATGAACACCTTGGTTCGGGGACAGAAGCTCCCGATCTTCTCGAGTTCCGGCCAGCCGCACAGCGAACTGGCGATGCAGATCGCCCGGCAGGCCAGCGTGCCCGAGGAGGAGGAGGGCGGCGACGACGAGGAGGGCTCCGAGTTCGCCGTCATCTTCGGCGCGATGGGGATCACCCAGGAGGAGGCCAACGAGTTCATGGAGGACTTCGAGCGCACCGGCGCGCTCGAACGCTCCGTCGTCTTCATGAACCTCGCGGACGACCCCGCCGTCGAGCGGACGGTCACCCCGCGGATGGTCCTGACGACGGCCGAGTACCTCGCCTTCGAGAAGGACTACCACGTCCTCGTCATCCTGACGGACATGACGAACTACTGCGAGGCGCTCCGCGAGATCGGCGCGGCCCGCGAGGAGGTCCCGGGGCGGCGTGGCTACCCCGGCTACATGTACACCGACCTGGCGCAGCTGTACGAGCGCGCGGGCCGGATCGAGGGACGCGAGGGCTCGGTGACGCAGATCCCGATCCTCACGATGCCCGGCGACGACGACACCCACCCGATCCCGGACCTGACCGGGTACATCACGGAGGGGCAGATCTACGTCGACCCCGACCTCAACAGCCAGGGTCTCGAGCCGCCGGTGAACGTGCTTCCCAGCCTCTCGCGGCTGATGGACGACGGCATCGGCGAGGGGCTCACCCGCGCCGACCACGGCGGCGTCTCCGACCAGATGTACGCGGCGTACGCGGAGGGCGAGGACCTCCGCGACCTCGTGAACATCGTCGGCCGCGAGGCGCTCTCCGAGCGCGACAACAAGTACCTCGACTTCGCGGACGCCTTCGAGACGGAGTTCGTCGACCAGGGCTTCGACACGAACCGCGAGCTCGAGGAGACCCTCGAGATCGGCTGGGACCTCCTCTCGATGCTGCCGAAGGAGGAACTCAACCGCGTCGACGAGGAGTACATCGAGGAGTACTACCGCGAGGAGGACTCCGAGCGCGAAGTCGTCGAAGCCGCCGACTAA
- a CDS encoding bacteriorhodopsin, translating into MMATPGGEALWLWIGTLGMFLGMLYFIARGWGETDRRRQEFYIVTIFITAIAFVNYLAMALGFGLTTVTLGGEELPIYWARYTDWLFTTPLLLVDLGLLVGATRNQLASLVGLDVLMIGTGAIATLSTSAAVLSAGGTRLVWWGVSTGFLLVLLYMLYGSLDEKASQLSGQAASTFSTLRTLIVVVWLVYPVWWLLGTEGLQIVSLNVETAGFMVLDLVAKVGFGLILLSSREVLDAAGAAAASAEPAD; encoded by the coding sequence ATGATGGCAACACCCGGAGGCGAAGCGCTGTGGCTGTGGATCGGGACGTTAGGCATGTTCCTGGGGATGTTGTACTTCATCGCCAGGGGCTGGGGAGAGACCGACAGACGGCGTCAGGAGTTCTACATCGTCACGATCTTCATCACCGCGATCGCGTTCGTCAACTACCTCGCGATGGCGCTCGGGTTCGGGCTGACGACGGTGACCCTCGGCGGCGAGGAGCTGCCCATCTACTGGGCCCGGTACACCGACTGGCTGTTCACGACGCCGCTTCTGCTCGTGGACCTCGGGCTCCTCGTCGGGGCGACGCGGAACCAGCTCGCCTCGCTGGTCGGGCTCGACGTGTTGATGATCGGCACCGGCGCGATCGCGACGCTGTCGACGAGCGCGGCCGTGCTCTCGGCGGGCGGGACGCGGCTCGTCTGGTGGGGCGTCTCCACCGGCTTCCTGCTCGTGTTGTTGTACATGCTGTACGGCTCGCTCGACGAGAAGGCGAGCCAGCTCTCGGGTCAGGCGGCCTCGACGTTCAGCACCCTGCGGACGCTGATCGTCGTCGTCTGGCTGGTCTATCCGGTGTGGTGGCTCCTCGGAACCGAGGGGCTCCAGATCGTCTCGCTGAACGTCGAGACGGCCGGCTTCATGGTGCTCGATCTGGTCGCGAAGGTCGGCTTCGGGCTCATCCTGCTGTCGAGCCGCGAGGTGCTCGACGCGGCCGGCGCGGCGGCGGCCAGCGCGGAGCCGGCCGACTGA
- a CDS encoding ATP synthase subunit A, protein MSKAESTETTETGVIQSVSGPVVSARDLDARMNDVVYVGDEGLMGEVIEIEGNVTTIQVYEETSGVGPGEPVENTGEPLSVDLGPGMLDAIYDGVQRPLDVLEGKMGSPYLDRGVDAPGIDLEKEWEFEPEVAAGDEVGRGDVVGIVEETVTIDHKVMVPPDALEEGETAEVVSVESGSFDVTETVVELSNGAEVSMHQEWPVREPRPSANKKTPRTPLVSGQRILDGLFPIAKGGTAAIPGPFGSGKTVTQHQLAKYADADIIVYVGCGERGNEMTEVIEDFPELEDPANGNPLMARTSLIANTSNMPVAARESCIYTGITIAEYYRDMGYDVALMADSTSRWAEAMREISSRLEEMPGEEGYPAYLAARLAQFYERAGYFENVNGTEGSVSAIGAVSPPGGDFSEPVTQNTLRIVKTFWALDADLAERRHFPSINWNESYSLYKNQLDPWFQENVSEDWPEKRQWAVDVLDEETELQEIVQLVGKDALPDDQQLTLEVARYLREAYLQQNAFHPVDTYCPPEKTYLMLTTIETFNDEAFDALEAGVPVEEIIDIDSVPRINRIGVQEDYEEFVEELKADITEELRSLY, encoded by the coding sequence ATGAGCAAAGCAGAATCCACGGAGACCACCGAAACCGGTGTCATCCAGAGCGTGAGCGGTCCGGTCGTGAGCGCCCGCGACCTCGACGCCCGCATGAACGACGTCGTCTACGTCGGCGACGAAGGCCTCATGGGGGAAGTGATCGAGATCGAAGGGAACGTCACGACCATTCAGGTGTACGAGGAGACCTCCGGGGTCGGCCCCGGCGAACCCGTCGAGAACACGGGCGAGCCGCTGTCGGTCGACCTGGGTCCGGGAATGTTGGACGCCATCTACGACGGCGTCCAGCGCCCCCTGGACGTGCTGGAGGGCAAGATGGGCAGCCCCTACCTCGACCGCGGGGTCGACGCGCCCGGCATCGACCTCGAGAAGGAGTGGGAGTTCGAGCCCGAGGTCGCGGCCGGCGACGAGGTCGGCCGCGGCGACGTCGTCGGGATCGTCGAGGAGACGGTCACCATCGACCACAAGGTGATGGTGCCGCCGGACGCCCTCGAGGAGGGCGAGACCGCGGAGGTCGTCTCCGTCGAGTCCGGCTCCTTCGACGTGACCGAGACGGTCGTCGAGCTCTCGAACGGGGCCGAGGTCTCGATGCACCAGGAGTGGCCGGTGCGCGAGCCCCGCCCCTCCGCGAACAAGAAGACGCCCCGGACGCCGCTCGTGTCCGGTCAGCGCATCCTCGACGGCCTGTTCCCCATCGCGAAGGGCGGGACGGCCGCCATCCCCGGCCCGTTCGGCTCCGGGAAGACGGTCACCCAACACCAGCTCGCGAAGTACGCCGACGCGGACATCATCGTCTACGTCGGCTGCGGCGAGCGCGGCAACGAGATGACGGAGGTCATCGAGGACTTCCCCGAACTCGAGGACCCGGCCAACGGCAACCCGCTGATGGCCCGGACCTCGCTCATCGCGAACACGTCGAACATGCCCGTCGCGGCGCGTGAGTCCTGTATCTACACCGGGATCACGATCGCGGAGTACTACCGCGACATGGGGTACGACGTGGCGCTCATGGCCGACTCCACCTCGCGGTGGGCGGAGGCCATGCGCGAGATCTCCTCGCGGCTCGAGGAGATGCCCGGCGAGGAGGGGTACCCCGCGTACCTCGCCGCCCGCCTGGCGCAGTTCTACGAGCGCGCCGGCTACTTCGAGAACGTCAACGGGACGGAGGGTTCGGTCTCCGCGATCGGCGCGGTGAGCCCGCCCGGCGGCGACTTCTCCGAGCCGGTCACCCAGAACACGCTGCGGATCGTGAAGACGTTCTGGGCGCTCGACGCGGATCTGGCCGAACGGCGGCACTTCCCGTCGATCAACTGGAACGAGTCGTACTCGCTGTACAAGAACCAGCTCGACCCCTGGTTCCAGGAGAACGTCTCCGAGGACTGGCCCGAGAAGCGGCAGTGGGCCGTCGACGTGCTCGACGAGGAGACGGAGCTCCAGGAGATCGTCCAGCTGGTCGGCAAGGACGCGCTTCCCGACGACCAGCAGCTCACGCTCGAGGTCGCCCGGTACCTGCGCGAGGCGTACCTCCAGCAGAACGCGTTCCACCCGGTGGACACCTACTGTCCGCCCGAGAAGACGTACCTCATGTTGACGACGATCGAGACGTTCAACGACGAGGCGTTCGACGCGCTGGAGGCGGGCGTCCCGGTCGAGGAGATCATCGACATCGACTCCGTCCCGCGGATCAACCGGATCGGCGTCCAGGAGGACTACGAGGAGTTCGTCGAGGAGCTGAAAGCGGACATCACCGAGGAGCTTCGGAGCCTCTACTGA
- a CDS encoding lycopene cyclase domain-containing protein produces the protein MTVPFTYLQFHLAFLVPAVLFLIATGFVSRSRAVDTDAEGLRGWRHYWAGVAIVTVVALAYTTPWDNYLIARGVWWYGDGRTVFHLWHAPLEEYLFIVVQPWLTALWLAHFRARAEWDRSRRPVAWRVGGFALAAALGVVGWRLLATDGAFYLGAVLAWAAPVLALQWLVGAPQLWARRRTVALGTLVPTLYLCVADRIAIEYGIWVLSERYTTGMTVAGLPVEEATFFLVTNLFVVQGLVLYRLVTVRVAGRTATEPRVVDAAARAPETDPDLDGR, from the coding sequence ATGACCGTCCCGTTCACCTACCTCCAGTTCCACCTCGCGTTCCTGGTGCCGGCCGTGTTGTTCCTGATCGCGACCGGCTTCGTGAGCCGGTCGCGGGCCGTCGACACCGACGCCGAGGGGCTGCGTGGGTGGCGACACTACTGGGCGGGGGTGGCGATCGTCACGGTCGTCGCGCTGGCGTACACGACCCCGTGGGACAACTACCTCATCGCCAGGGGCGTGTGGTGGTACGGCGACGGTCGGACGGTGTTCCACCTCTGGCACGCGCCGCTGGAGGAGTACCTGTTCATCGTCGTCCAGCCCTGGCTGACGGCGCTGTGGCTCGCGCATTTCCGTGCCCGAGCCGAGTGGGACCGCAGCCGGCGGCCCGTCGCGTGGCGCGTCGGCGGGTTCGCGCTCGCGGCGGCGCTCGGGGTCGTCGGGTGGCGGCTGCTCGCCACCGACGGGGCCTTCTACCTCGGTGCGGTCCTCGCGTGGGCCGCGCCGGTGTTGGCGCTCCAGTGGCTCGTCGGCGCGCCGCAGCTGTGGGCGCGTCGACGGACGGTCGCGCTCGGGACGCTCGTCCCGACGCTGTACCTCTGTGTCGCCGACCGGATCGCCATCGAGTACGGGATCTGGGTCCTCTCGGAGCGGTACACGACCGGAATGACCGTCGCGGGGCTCCCGGTCGAGGAGGCGACGTTCTTCCTCGTGACGAACCTCTTCGTCGTCCAGGGGCTCGTCCTCTACCGTTTGGTGACGGTTCGCGTGGCCGGACGGACGGCGACCGAGCCGCGCGTCGTCGACGCCGCGGCGCGAGCGCCCGAGACCGACCCCGACCTCGACGGTCGCTGA
- a CDS encoding PAS domain-containing protein — translation MTRSEHPGGDPEPERVTREAARTTSASTEAVDEALKTRAMDEAPVGITVADATRHDMPLIYANAAFERITGYPPSYAVGRNCRFLQGEATRDAPVDRMRAAIEEGTATTVELRNYRRDGELFWNEVTIAPLRDETGEIAYYVGFQQDVTARKHAERAAANRAARIERERLAQERLLERLDGVVADVTEAVARASSRAELREAVVESIANTYVGTWIGGYDPATETVLPEVAGGTTEPDVEDRAVAVDDPGDRTVDRVVAEAVDGRAVRLESLSSEGPEEAAAVAGVPLHFGEATYGAVAVYVQTEEFRDYERDVLAALGRAIAIGINALESQRTLRGDEVVEFRLEIGDHPLAAFGEALSRSLRYAGTVGDREERSFLFELDDGVDAETIRAAGRDSGVTVHAVFAAATETPVVELSVGESPLEELLREYSGELCGWSVEGGVAVATVEVGREALARSLANDALDRFENADLRSYRRRERRHETRREFVAEIESRLTDRQRAALLRAHTSGYFEWPHRTTGEELADSMGVSRSTFHQHLRAAYRKIATAIFDR, via the coding sequence ATGACACGGTCGGAGCACCCGGGAGGCGACCCGGAGCCCGAACGAGTGACGCGCGAGGCCGCCCGGACGACGTCGGCGAGCACCGAGGCCGTCGACGAGGCGTTGAAGACGCGGGCGATGGACGAGGCTCCGGTCGGGATCACGGTCGCGGACGCGACGCGGCACGACATGCCGCTGATCTACGCGAACGCCGCCTTCGAGCGGATCACGGGGTACCCGCCGTCGTACGCGGTCGGCCGGAACTGTCGGTTCCTCCAGGGAGAGGCGACGCGCGACGCGCCGGTGGATCGAATGCGCGCCGCCATCGAGGAGGGCACGGCCACGACGGTGGAGCTGCGGAACTACCGGCGGGACGGCGAGCTGTTCTGGAACGAGGTGACGATCGCGCCGCTGCGGGACGAAACCGGCGAGATCGCCTACTACGTCGGCTTTCAACAGGACGTCACCGCTCGGAAACACGCCGAGCGGGCGGCCGCGAACCGGGCGGCGCGGATCGAACGCGAGCGGCTCGCACAGGAGCGCCTGCTCGAGCGGCTCGACGGCGTCGTCGCCGACGTCACCGAGGCCGTGGCTCGCGCGTCGTCGCGGGCGGAGCTCCGGGAGGCGGTCGTCGAGAGCATCGCGAACACGTACGTCGGCACGTGGATCGGCGGGTACGATCCCGCGACCGAGACGGTCCTGCCGGAGGTCGCGGGGGGAACGACGGAGCCGGACGTCGAGGACCGGGCGGTGGCGGTCGACGACCCCGGCGACCGGACGGTCGACCGCGTCGTCGCGGAGGCGGTGGACGGCCGGGCCGTCCGTCTCGAGTCGCTCTCCTCGGAGGGGCCCGAGGAGGCGGCCGCCGTCGCCGGCGTGCCGCTACACTTCGGCGAGGCGACCTACGGGGCCGTCGCCGTCTACGTCCAGACCGAGGAGTTCCGGGACTACGAGCGCGACGTGTTGGCTGCGCTCGGACGGGCGATCGCGATCGGGATCAACGCGCTGGAGAGCCAGCGGACGCTCCGTGGCGACGAGGTCGTCGAGTTCCGGCTGGAGATCGGCGACCACCCGCTGGCCGCGTTCGGGGAGGCGCTCTCCCGTTCGCTCCGATACGCCGGGACCGTCGGCGACCGCGAGGAGCGGTCGTTCCTGTTCGAACTCGACGACGGCGTCGACGCCGAGACGATCCGCGCGGCCGGGAGGGACTCCGGCGTCACGGTACACGCGGTGTTCGCGGCGGCGACCGAGACGCCGGTCGTCGAGCTGTCGGTCGGCGAGTCGCCGCTCGAAGAACTGCTCAGGGAGTACAGCGGCGAGCTGTGCGGCTGGAGCGTCGAGGGGGGCGTCGCGGTCGCGACGGTCGAGGTCGGTCGGGAGGCGCTCGCCCGCTCGCTCGCGAACGACGCCCTCGATCGGTTCGAGAACGCGGACCTCCGCAGCTACCGCCGGCGGGAGCGACGCCACGAGACCCGCCGCGAGTTCGTCGCCGAGATCGAGTCGCGGCTGACCGACCGCCAGCGGGCCGCGCTGCTCCGCGCGCACACGAGCGGCTACTTCGAGTGGCCGCACAGGACGACGGGCGAGGAGCTCGCCGACTCGATGGGCGTCAGTCGGTCCACGTTCCACCAGCACCTGCGGGCGGCGTACCGCAAGATCGCGACGGCGATCTTCGACCGGTGA
- a CDS encoding V-type ATP synthase subunit F, with protein MSQEIAVVGSPEFTTGFRLAGVRKFENVPDDEKEERLDDAVERTLEDETTGIIVMHDADLDHLSRGTRERVEGSIEPVLVTLGAGGAGSGGLRDQIKRAIGIDLMEEDD; from the coding sequence ATGAGCCAGGAGATCGCCGTCGTCGGCAGTCCGGAGTTCACCACGGGGTTCCGGCTCGCCGGCGTCCGAAAGTTCGAGAACGTGCCGGACGACGAGAAAGAGGAGCGGCTCGACGACGCCGTCGAACGGACGCTCGAGGACGAGACGACCGGCATCATCGTGATGCACGACGCGGACCTCGATCACCTCTCGCGGGGGACTCGCGAGCGGGTCGAGGGGAGCATCGAGCCCGTGCTCGTGACGCTCGGCGCAGGCGGCGCCGGCAGCGGCGGGCTCCGCGACCAGATCAAACGAGCCATCGGCATCGACCTGATGGAGGAGGACGACTAA
- a CDS encoding V-type ATP synthase subunit E — protein MSLETVVEDVRDEARARAEEIREEADAEAEEIIAEAEADAERIREERLAEVERQIDQEREQTLSSAKLEAKQERLGARRDVLQDVYDGVEAAIADLEEDRRRELTEAALDASLAEFDDDEDVAVYTRAEDVDLLEELVADRNAQVDGEVDCLGGVVAESDTSRVRVNNTFDSVLETVWDDELKHVSERLFDQ, from the coding sequence ATGAGTTTGGAAACCGTCGTTGAGGACGTTCGAGACGAAGCCCGCGCGCGTGCGGAGGAGATCCGCGAGGAGGCCGACGCCGAGGCCGAAGAGATCATCGCCGAGGCGGAGGCCGACGCCGAGCGCATCCGCGAGGAGCGGCTCGCCGAGGTCGAGCGACAGATCGACCAGGAGCGCGAGCAGACGCTCTCCTCGGCCAAGCTCGAGGCCAAACAGGAGCGGCTCGGCGCGCGTCGTGACGTCCTCCAGGACGTGTACGACGGCGTCGAGGCGGCGATCGCCGACCTCGAGGAGGACCGCCGGCGCGAGCTGACCGAGGCGGCCCTCGACGCCAGCCTCGCGGAGTTCGACGACGACGAGGACGTCGCCGTCTACACCCGCGCGGAGGACGTCGACCTCCTCGAGGAGCTCGTCGCGGATCGGAACGCGCAGGTCGACGGCGAGGTCGACTGTCTCGGCGGCGTCGTCGCCGAGAGCGACACCTCCCGCGTCCGCGTGAACAACACGTTCGACTCGGTCCTGGAGACGGTCTGGGACGACGAGTTGAAACACGTCTCGGAGCGACTGTTCGACCAATGA